Proteins encoded by one window of Ovis canadensis isolate MfBH-ARS-UI-01 breed Bighorn chromosome 14, ARS-UI_OviCan_v2, whole genome shotgun sequence:
- the ZNF470 gene encoding zinc finger protein 470 isoform X10, translating into MKKELSLNQDIYEEKLSQAMIMERLTSYDLECSTLGENWKCEDLFERELVFPIKERIYHFDTDKKSLQTHPFVKKDKQVYGEKKLLKCNNCEKTFSKISTLTLHQRIHTGEKPYECLECGKAFSQSAHLAQHQRIHTGEKPFKCTECGKAFSQNAHLIQHQRVHTGEKPYQCEQCDKAFSQLAYLAQHQRAHTGEKPYECIECGKAFSYCSSLAHHRRIHTGKRPYKCTDCRKAFQQNASLTRHRRYCHTGEKPFDCIDCGKAFTDHIGLIQHKRIHTGERPYKCKVCGKAFSHGSSLTVHQRIHTGEKPYECSICEKAFSHRGSLTLHQRVHTGEKPYECKECGKAFRQSTHLAHHQRTHTGEKAY; encoded by the exons ATGAAAAAGGAATTATCTCTAAACCAGGACATCTATGAGGAAAAGTTATCTCAGGCAATGATAATGGAAAGACTTACAAGCTATGACCTTGAATGTTCCACATTAGGGGAAAACTGGAAGTGTGAAGACCTGTTTGAGAGGGAGCTG GTATTTCCCATCAAAGAGAGAATATATCATTTTGACACAGATAAGAAAAGCTTACAGACACATCCCTTTGTGAAAAAAGACAAGCAGGTCTATGGAGAAAAGAAACTTTTGAAATGTAACAACTGTGAGAAAACTTTCAGCAAAATCTCAACTCTTACtcttcatcagagaattcatactggagagaaaccctatgaatgtctCGAATGCGGAAAAGCCTTTAGCCAGAGTGCCCACCTTGCTCAACATCAGAGAATCCACACAGGAGAAAAACCCTTCAAATGTACTGAGTGTGGAAAAGCATTCAGCCAGAATGCTCATCTCATTCAACACCAGagagttcacactggagaaaaaccTTATCAGTGTGAGCAGTGTGACAAAGCCTTCAGCCAGCTTGCGTATCTTGCCCAACACCAGAGagctcacactggagagaaaccctatgaatgtatcgaatgtgggaaggcctttagTTATTGTTCATCTCTGGCTCATCACCGAAGGATTCACACTGGAAAGAGGCCCTACAAATGCACTGACTGTAGGAAAGCCTTCCAGCAGAACGCTTCTCTTACACGCCATCGAAGGTACTGtcacactggagaaaagccctTCGATTGTATcgactgtgggaaagccttcactGACCACATAGGACTTATTCAGCATAAGAGAATCCATACTGGAGAGAGACCCTATAAATGTAAGGTGTGTGGAAAGGCTTTTAGCCATGGCTCCTCCCTGACCgtccatcagagaattcatacaggagagaaaccctatgaatgtagtATCTGTGAGAAAGCCTTTAGCCATCGTGGCTCGCTCACTCTTCATCAGAGAgtccatactggagagaaaccctatgaatgtaaggaatgtgggaaagCTTTCCGGCAGAGCACGCACCTCGCCCACCATCAGAGAACTCATACTGGGGAGAAGGCTTACTAA